The DNA region TGACTACTCCAACTcactaaatgtttttttttttttttttgttctgcaCTGGTAGgaatgaatttgaatttatccAACGAATTGTTCAACTTGTGATCTCAAGAATGAACCGTCATACATACTTAAATGTTGCCAAGTATCCAATTGGACTAGAGTCTCGTGTACGAGATATCAAAGATCGTTTTTTAAGTCTAGGAATGAGTGACAGACACAAAGTAGGAATCTTTGGAGttggtggaattggtaagacaactatcGCAAAAGCGATCTATAACTCGATTGCTGATCAATTTGAAGATAAATGTTTTCTTGCAAACGTTAGAGAAAATTCAAAGCGAGAGGGTGGTCTAGTCCAATTGCAGAAGACACTTCTTTATGATATCCTAGGCGACTCAAACTTGAAGATTCGCAATGTTTATCAAGGAATCAATGTCATAAAGGAAAGACTTTGCAATAAAAAGGTTCttttagttcttgatgatgtggatcaatTGATTCAGTTAGATGCATTATCTGGAGAATatgattggtttggtttggggAGTATAACCATCATAACGACAAGAGATGCACATTTACTTGCTAAGCATAAAGTTAATTTAGCATACAAGATGAAGGAATTGGATAACAATGAAGCTGTTCAGCTCTTTAGTCGACACGCCTTCCAAAGTGATAAACctaatgatgattttgttgAACTCACTGAAAAATTCCTACTTTATGTTGGGGGCCTCCCACTAGCTTTAACGGTGTTAGGTTCGGATCTATATGGAAGAGACAAAAATCATTGGAAAAGTGTATTGAAAAAGTACGAAAGAATTCCTCATAATTATATTCATGAAAAGcttaaaataagttatgatggattggaagagaatgagaaaaatatttttcttgacattGCTTGTTTCTTCAAAGGAGAGAATGCAGAATATGTCACTAAAATACTAGACAGTTGTGATTTCTTTCCGGATATTGGTCTTAAAGTGCTTATGGATAAGTCTCTCATAACTATTGATCAGAATGAAAGATTGATGATGCATGACTTATTGCAAGATATGGGTAGGAAAATTGTTCGTCAAGAATCACCCAATGAACCTGGCAAACGCAGTAGGTTGTGGTTTCATGAAGACGTCCGTGATGTATTAGAAGAAAATATGGTATGACtcataaaaacacttttagttTTACATTTTGCAAATGTTGATGGAAAAATAACACGCATGCGCGCGCACACACCACCATAAAAACTAATTTGGCTCATTTGTGtatgcgatttttttttttggtattctttatataatttttttgttgtattcaaaattgtgaataccgatctttttttttcttttttttttttttttaaaaaaaaaattaggtttagATGCTTTAGAGAATAcgaaacaaaattagaaaagatGTTTCAGAAggtaaattaaattgaatatatttggaaaaaaaaaattctaaattctaaattttaaaaataaaaaatttgaagttcgAAAATCATCCCTAAGGGGTAGTAGAGGGTGACTCTtgttgtgagtgttgtgtcttacattgagaaaatataaaagaaaagagtgcttAATATACATAAATGGatcttagcccattagcttagacttttgggctagagttgtgttcaattatgtatattaatgtactcttggtaaaaactccataatcgctttatctcccaacagcTCTACCACCCCCGGGTGTCTTCGGGTGGCCGAGTCACCCCAAACAGCGGTTGGGGGTGGAaccttgggtttttttttaattattatttttttgctttttgttttgttttgtttttgtttttgttttttttttttttttgagttaagttaAAAAGATTTGAATTGGGCGTAAAAATTTGGGTTgggttaaaaaaattagagttggGTGTAAAAGACACCCAAAcataaactcaaaaaataattaaacataaaaCATCACCCAAACATGTATTTGGATGTAGGTAGGATGCCTTTAAtccaaaagaataaataaatcataaagGAAATTGGCTTTTATGCTTTgtcaaagatatatataatttttatgagtattgtactttttattttataaataagaaagaataataagtaaatatgagaaaaaaagaaaaagaaaaaaaagaagcaccACAGGTAGCCAGATTGATGGAATATAAGTTTgcttcattttcataaaataatgtgtgtatatatgagaataaaattataattctatcaagtcatatatatatatatatatgacttgatagaattataatatatatatatatatgtatatataaaattctagCAAGTGATAAAGTAGGGAGAACTtcatgttttcattttgttgccACATTTATGCATTATCTTACTAGGgaacaaacaaaattgaaggcATACTAGTGGAATTGCCGGAACGAGACTTGATACAGTGGAGTTCCAAAGTGTTTGTGAAGATGAAAAGGCTCAGATATTTTATATGTCGTAATGCAAACTTTTCTACAAAGCCGACTTATCTCCCTAATGAGTTAAGAGTCCTTGATTGGACTGAATGTCCTTTAGAATCTCTGCCATCCAATTTTCATGGACGGAAACTCACTATTCTAAAAATACGTAATGGCCTCTTTAAAGGACTCAATGGCGGATTTCAGGTATGattgtaatttttaatgttttttctttaaaattttgttgtaaaCTTCTTTGAAGCTTATTttacccctttctttttttcctttgcagAATTTATCAAACCTGATTATTATGGAATTCATTCGACTTAAAAGCCTAACTGAAATTCCTGATATTTCAAGAATTCCAAATTTACAAGAATTACGTGTTTCTCGTTGCAAAAGTTTAGTTAAGGTTCATGACTCTGTTGGATTCCTTGATAAGCTTACCCTTATGTCATTTTTCGAATGCTCTAACCTTATTCATCTTCCAAGTAGCATTCTTCAGTTACAGCATCTCGACTATCTTTGTGTCCGAGGGTGTCCAAAACTTGTAACAAATGTGAGGGATGAAAGACAATCCATGCTCCCAATTGTGTCCATAGAGGGAAGAACAGAATTATTTTTATCGCCTCCTCCAGCGAATTTAAGCATTTCCGATGTTGGTTGTTCCTCGGTTGGGTTTCCGGCACTAACACGACTGGTTCT from Corylus avellana chromosome ca10, CavTom2PMs-1.0 includes:
- the LOC132164640 gene encoding disease resistance protein RUN1-like, whose translation is MASSMTLHGASSSSFSTRPRPYDVFLSFRGKDTRDNFIAHLYNALIQKEIYTYIDDQLRGGDEISEALFKVIKESKNAIVVLSENYASSTWCLDELMEILKCMETKHVLPVFYKVDPSDVRHQKKSFGEALAKHESRFKEDTVKSWKIALTKVANLSGFHLEKGNEFEFIQRIVQLVISRMNRHTYLNVAKYPIGLESRVRDIKDRFLSLGMSDRHKVGIFGVGGIGKTTIAKAIYNSIADQFEDKCFLANVRENSKREGGLVQLQKTLLYDILGDSNLKIRNVYQGINVIKERLCNKKVLLVLDDVDQLIQLDALSGEYDWFGLGSITIITTRDAHLLAKHKVNLAYKMKELDNNEAVQLFSRHAFQSDKPNDDFVELTEKFLLYVGGLPLALTVLGSDLYGRDKNHWKSVLKKYERIPHNYIHEKLKISYDGLEENEKNIFLDIACFFKGENAEYVTKILDSCDFFPDIGLKVLMDKSLITIDQNERLMMHDLLQDMGRKIVRQESPNEPGKRSRLWFHEDVRDVLEENMGTNKIEGILVELPERDLIQWSSKVFVKMKRLRYFICRNANFSTKPTYLPNELRVLDWTECPLESLPSNFHGRKLTILKIRNGLFKGLNGGFQNLSNLIIMEFIRLKSLTEIPDISRIPNLQELRVSRCKSLVKVHDSVGFLDKLTLMSFFECSNLIHLPSSILQLQHLDYLCVRGCPKLVTNVRDERQSMLPIVSIEGRTELFLSPPPANLSISDVGCSSVGFPALTRLVLDKIHFSGTLFPSTLEVLDISGSEIVSLPVWIKTFVRLRWLGFAQCKQLQEILELPANIKEISAGGCVSLESFPQISKENQFNTSQLPALEWIELTDCAKMAKKIGNQVEDFLLNKVHYKDSFSGGIVFPGNRIPDWFRHSRDCSYGSQSCIIDIKGLPPLDEIQGIVFCALLQPIREGFHDNTIDVVQFTMRHKGIDIIGRLREFKFVESKNVWHDYFDLEYFELKGGSLQVELSIISRMFVRSVGVHIIHKDAENAKDHPDVTHMDFHFSSDESNGRRTYFLESSSAEDESDEEIENSVCSIEEDEVDEESEIPKCLTRKDERNKIERIRPSKSRCDDDDDNGDHYNLESSCFSVFLAWKRCLGCK